One window of the Populus nigra chromosome 4, ddPopNigr1.1, whole genome shotgun sequence genome contains the following:
- the LOC133690553 gene encoding calvin cycle protein CP12-3, chloroplastic-like, which translates to MASLSMILSSSNFSSRSDVFGNKLFNGRSLAVKGTGREWDGSKRVMKEARVKAKMGGGGGGVAKFKGTQMREKQLAEMIEKKVVEAKEVCEGDETSDECKVAWDEVEEVSQAKADFRRRLEKQDPLEYYCQDNPETDECRVYED; encoded by the coding sequence ATGGCATCTTTGTCCATGATCCTGTCTTCATCTAATTTCTCATCAAGATCTGATGTTTTTGGCAACAAATTGTTCAACGGAAGATCTCTTGCTGTGAAGGGCACTGGGAGGGAGTGGGACGGTAGTAAGAGGGTTATGAAAGAGGCGAGGGTGAAGGCAAAAAtggggggaggaggaggaggagtggCAAAGTTCAAAGGGACCCAGATGAGAGAGAAGCAGCTGGCAGAGATGATAGAGAAGAAAGTCGTAGAAGCAAAGGAAGTGTGCGAGGGAGACGAGACATCAGACGAGTGCAAGGTGGCATGGGACGAAGTGGAGGAGGTGAGCCAAGCAAAGGCTGATTTCCGGCGCAGGTTGGAGAAACAGGATCCTCTCGAGTATTACTGTCAGGACAATCCTGAGACCGACGAGTGTCGTGTCTATGAAGATTGA